In Cyanobacterium sp. T60_A2020_053, one DNA window encodes the following:
- a CDS encoding nucleoside deaminase encodes MSFESVYQQHLYWMNQAYDLAKKAGEMGEIPVGALIIDVNNNIIAEGINLKETNQDCTAHAEIIAIRRACSALHRWRLDDCTLYVTLEPCAMCAGALLHSRLKTLVYAVDDEKTGAIRTVLNLPDSHASNHHLEVIAGIKERECRQLLTSWFTQLRCDNPK; translated from the coding sequence ATGTCTTTTGAATCAGTTTATCAACAACATTTATATTGGATGAATCAAGCCTATGATTTAGCTAAAAAAGCTGGAGAAATGGGTGAAATTCCCGTGGGGGCGCTGATTATAGATGTTAACAATAACATCATAGCTGAGGGGATTAATCTGAAAGAAACTAATCAAGATTGTACGGCGCACGCCGAAATTATAGCCATTCGTCGGGCTTGTAGCGCACTCCACCGATGGCGTTTAGATGATTGTACTTTATATGTTACTCTTGAACCTTGTGCGATGTGCGCTGGCGCCCTCCTCCATAGTCGTCTCAAAACGCTAGTTTATGCGGTAGATGACGAGAAGACGGGCGCTATTCGTACTGTGTTAAACTTACCCGATAGCCATGCCTCTAATCATCACTTAGAAGTCATTGCCGGTATCAAAGAGAGAGAATGTCGCCAGTTATTGACATCTTGGTTTACACAATTAAGATGTGACAATCCCAAATAA
- a CDS encoding NAD(P)/FAD-dependent oxidoreductase produces MTKIVVIGGGASGFFGAINTAINYPDADILILEASPQVLGKVKISGGGRCNVTHHCFNAGELVSHYPRGGKELRGAFSRFQPQDTINWFESRGVKLKTEGDGRIFPVTDDSQTIIDCLLTSALHHGIKIHTKTLVKDISKENKQFFIKLKSEEIINADKILLATGSNPSGYQWAEKLGHTIIKPIPSLFTFKIKDIRLENLAGVSVTNAQIQLGEKKVEKITQNGALLVTHWGLSGPAILKTSAWGARLLFDHNYQMNLIINWLNYGNTEIVKEELEQIKIDFAKQKVTNFNGFNLPKRLWQSIVKYVVENNEKIWAEINKKELNKLALELTKGVYKISGKGVFKEEFVTCGGVSLKEVNFNNMESKICQGLFFAGEILDIDGVTGGFNFQNAWTTGWLAGRALGKE; encoded by the coding sequence ATGACGAAAATAGTTGTTATTGGTGGTGGTGCATCTGGTTTTTTTGGAGCGATTAATACTGCCATAAATTATCCTGATGCAGATATTCTCATCCTCGAAGCATCCCCTCAAGTTTTGGGTAAGGTGAAAATTTCAGGAGGGGGGAGGTGTAATGTCACTCACCATTGTTTTAATGCTGGGGAGTTGGTAAGTCATTATCCAAGAGGTGGCAAAGAGTTGAGGGGCGCTTTTTCTCGTTTTCAACCACAAGATACCATTAATTGGTTTGAGTCGAGAGGTGTAAAATTAAAAACTGAGGGTGACGGGCGCATTTTCCCTGTTACCGATGATTCTCAAACTATTATCGATTGTTTACTTACCAGCGCCCTTCACCATGGCATTAAAATTCATACTAAAACATTAGTTAAAGATATTAGTAAAGAAAATAAACAATTTTTTATTAAGCTAAAATCAGAAGAAATTATCAACGCTGATAAAATTTTATTAGCAACGGGTAGTAACCCGTCAGGCTATCAATGGGCAGAAAAATTAGGACATACTATAATTAAACCTATTCCTTCTTTATTCACTTTTAAAATTAAAGATATTCGTCTCGAAAATTTAGCAGGAGTAAGCGTCACGAATGCTCAAATACAATTAGGAGAAAAAAAAGTGGAAAAAATCACTCAAAATGGTGCATTATTAGTTACTCACTGGGGTTTAAGTGGTCCAGCGATTCTAAAAACTTCAGCATGGGGAGCAAGGCTTTTATTTGATCATAATTACCAAATGAATTTAATTATTAACTGGTTAAATTATGGTAACACTGAAATAGTTAAGGAAGAATTAGAACAAATAAAAATTGATTTTGCTAAACAAAAAGTAACTAATTTTAATGGCTTCAACTTACCAAAAAGATTATGGCAAAGTATTGTTAAATACGTTGTTGAAAATAATGAAAAAATTTGGGCAGAAATTAATAAAAAAGAACTTAATAAATTAGCCTTAGAGTTAACAAAGGGAGTTTATAAAATTTCAGGCAAGGGCGTATTTAAAGAGGAATTTGTTACTTGTGGTGGCGTTAGTTTAAAAGAAGTTAATTTTAACAATATGGAAAGTAAAATTTGTCAAGGATTATTTTTTGCTGGGGAAATATTAGACATAGACGGGGTGACAGGGGGATTTAACTTTCAAAATGCTTGGACTACGGGATGGTTAGCGGGGAGGGCGCTGGGGAAAGAATGA
- a CDS encoding orotate phosphoribosyltransferase: MENHSLSQRENLLKMIVEYAYQEGNFTLSSGQKSNFYLNCKQVTLRGEGALLLGQLIYQMLSPEVAGVAGLTLGADPMVTAVSVVSAYENNPIPALIVRKEAKGHGTMAYIEGVSLPREAQVVVLEDVVTTGKSAMLAVERLRGAGLTVNKIIALVDRQAGGSEFYQSQGLQFESLFTLEEIKSFHVS; encoded by the coding sequence ATGGAAAATCATAGCTTATCTCAACGGGAAAATTTATTAAAAATGATTGTTGAGTATGCTTATCAGGAAGGGAATTTCACCCTATCTTCGGGGCAAAAAAGTAATTTTTATCTTAATTGTAAGCAGGTTACTTTGCGTGGGGAGGGGGCGCTATTGTTAGGGCAGTTAATTTATCAAATGCTCTCTCCTGAAGTCGCTGGAGTGGCTGGTTTAACCCTCGGTGCTGATCCTATGGTAACAGCAGTTAGCGTGGTTTCTGCCTATGAAAATAACCCTATTCCTGCTCTAATTGTGCGTAAGGAGGCAAAAGGTCACGGCACGATGGCTTATATTGAAGGGGTTAGTCTTCCTAGGGAAGCACAAGTGGTGGTATTAGAGGATGTGGTTACTACGGGTAAATCTGCCATGTTAGCAGTGGAGAGGTTGAGGGGCGCTGGATTAACTGTCAATAAAATCATTGCCCTTGTGGATAGACAGGCAGGGGGCTCTGAATTTTACCAATCTCAAGGGCTACAATTTGAGAGTTTATTTACTTTGGAGGAAATAAAAAGTTTTCATGTTAGTTAG
- the fabD gene encoding ACP S-malonyltransferase, whose translation MSKTAWVFPGQGSQCLGMGAGLADTTMGKEKFAVAEEILGWSVLQVCDQEEDKLNQTVYTQPCLYAIETILVDLYKGKGKNADLVAGHSLGEYSALYTANVYDFEDGLRLVKRRGELMSQAQGGKMVALMKFDRQLLEDAVNSHGEVVIANDNSDGQVVISGTPDGVDQVLEQVGAKKTVELKVSGAFHSPLMSGAAQEFAKVLDNINFRDASVPIMSNVDPLPTVKGAEIKHRLLRQMTGGVRWREIMLALGSHGISDVVEIGPGKVLSGLIKRTDKTLNLINIATVEDM comes from the coding sequence ATGAGTAAAACTGCATGGGTATTTCCCGGACAAGGTTCTCAATGTCTGGGCATGGGTGCTGGTTTAGCTGATACAACCATGGGAAAGGAAAAATTTGCCGTTGCTGAAGAAATTTTGGGATGGTCTGTGTTACAAGTATGTGACCAAGAGGAAGATAAACTTAATCAAACGGTTTATACTCAACCCTGTTTATATGCTATTGAGACGATTTTGGTGGATTTATACAAGGGTAAAGGGAAAAATGCCGATTTAGTAGCAGGACATAGTTTAGGGGAGTACAGCGCCCTCTACACTGCCAATGTGTATGATTTTGAGGACGGATTAAGGCTGGTTAAAAGACGGGGAGAGTTGATGAGTCAGGCACAAGGGGGCAAAATGGTGGCGCTGATGAAGTTTGATCGGCAATTATTGGAAGATGCTGTTAATAGTCATGGTGAGGTGGTGATCGCCAATGATAATAGTGATGGTCAGGTGGTGATTTCTGGTACTCCTGACGGGGTTGATCAAGTTTTAGAGCAAGTGGGCGCCAAAAAAACGGTGGAGTTGAAAGTATCTGGCGCGTTTCACTCTCCTTTGATGAGTGGGGCAGCACAGGAGTTTGCCAAGGTGTTAGATAATATTAATTTTCGGGATGCTTCTGTGCCGATTATGTCTAATGTTGATCCTCTTCCTACGGTGAAGGGCGCTGAAATTAAGCATCGTTTATTACGTCAGATGACGGGGGGAGTGCGCTGGAGAGAGATAATGTTGGCTTTGGGTAGTCATGGTATTAGTGATGTGGTGGAAATTGGACCGGGTAAGGTTTTATCTGGTTTAATTAAAAGAACTGATAAAACCCTCAATTTAATTAATATTGCTACGGTAGAGGATATGTAG
- a CDS encoding cupin domain-containing protein encodes MTALKIFSEDNPKNPLFDSHTIDNQQDKIAKIIYHLQQVGVKFEQWETKDEIQLGATQEETLSAHHTDIQRLMTEEGYQTVDVVTITSAHPQKEMLRQKFLAEHIHKEDEVRFFVAGEGLFSLHLDQKVFEVLCRRGDLISVPANTPHWFDMGNNPNFIAIRLFNNPEGWVAHFTGSDIADHFSRLEN; translated from the coding sequence ATGACGGCACTAAAAATATTTTCCGAAGATAACCCTAAAAATCCTCTCTTTGATAGCCATACCATAGACAATCAACAAGATAAAATTGCTAAAATCATCTATCACCTACAACAAGTAGGGGTAAAATTCGAGCAATGGGAAACCAAAGACGAAATACAACTAGGCGCAACTCAAGAAGAAACCCTCAGCGCCCACCACACCGATATTCAACGACTGATGACAGAAGAAGGTTATCAAACCGTGGATGTTGTTACTATTACCAGCGCCCATCCCCAAAAAGAGATGTTAAGACAAAAGTTTTTAGCAGAACATATCCATAAAGAAGATGAAGTAAGATTTTTTGTAGCCGGAGAAGGTTTATTCAGCTTACACCTAGACCAAAAAGTCTTTGAAGTGCTTTGTCGGCGAGGAGATTTAATTAGTGTACCAGCTAATACCCCTCATTGGTTTGACATGGGCAACAATCCCAATTTTATTGCTATCCGTTTATTTAATAATCCGGAAGGTTGGGTAGCGCACTTCACCGGCTCAGATATTGCTGATCATTTTTCCCGTTTAGAAAATTAA
- the fumC gene encoding class II fumarate hydratase: MINSQPAPRTETDSMGEIAVRGDRLWGAQTQRSLHYFSIGEDIMPMEVIRAFALIKKASALVNYELGKLPKEKADLIVLVAEEIWEGKLDQHFPLHVWMTGSGTQTNMNVNEVISNRAIEIAGGKLGSKDPIHPNDHVNMSQSSNDTFPTAMHIASVLALHHRLIPAVTELRNALAQKAKQWQDIIKIGRTHLQDAVPLSLGQEFSGYVGMLDDNLKRLNRVLPEIYPLALGGTALGTEINAPKGFGDKTARYIAKFTQLPFTTASNKFAVMGAHDALVMVSGCLKTLACSLLKIANDIRLLACGPRAGFNELELPANEPGSSIMPGKVNPTQCEALAMIAVQVMGYDTAVSVAGAGGYLEMNVYKPIIIYNIMQSIKILSDGCRNFKAFTVEGMKPNYDRISELVNQSLMLVTALSPVIGYDKASEIAHLAHHDNLTLKEATLRLGYLTAQEFDRCLDVRKMAYPHQ; this comes from the coding sequence ATGATAAATTCCCAACCAGCGCCCCGCACCGAAACCGATAGTATGGGGGAAATAGCAGTAAGAGGTGATCGCCTTTGGGGAGCGCAAACCCAACGCTCACTACACTATTTTTCCATTGGTGAAGATATAATGCCCATGGAAGTCATTAGGGCTTTTGCCTTGATCAAAAAAGCCTCAGCTTTAGTGAACTATGAATTGGGCAAATTACCTAAAGAAAAAGCCGATTTAATTGTCTTAGTTGCCGAAGAGATTTGGGAAGGTAAACTAGACCAACATTTTCCCCTTCATGTGTGGATGACAGGAAGCGGTACACAAACTAACATGAATGTGAATGAAGTAATTTCTAACCGTGCCATTGAAATTGCTGGCGGAAAGTTGGGCAGTAAAGACCCCATTCACCCTAACGATCATGTTAATATGTCTCAGTCTTCCAATGATACTTTTCCCACGGCAATGCACATTGCCAGTGTCTTGGCGCTTCATCATCGTTTAATCCCCGCAGTAACAGAATTACGAAACGCTTTGGCTCAAAAAGCAAAACAGTGGCAAGACATTATAAAAATTGGTCGCACTCACTTACAAGATGCTGTACCTTTAAGTTTAGGACAAGAATTTTCAGGTTATGTGGGAATGTTGGATGATAATTTAAAACGTCTTAATCGTGTTTTGCCTGAAATTTATCCTTTGGCGTTGGGAGGCACTGCTTTAGGTACTGAAATTAATGCGCCCAAAGGGTTTGGTGACAAAACCGCCCGTTATATTGCCAAGTTTACCCAATTACCTTTTACCACTGCCAGTAATAAATTTGCGGTGATGGGCGCCCATGACGCACTCGTTATGGTAAGTGGTTGTTTAAAAACCCTTGCTTGTTCTCTTTTAAAAATTGCTAATGACATTCGTCTTTTGGCTTGTGGTCCGCGCGCTGGGTTTAATGAGTTAGAATTACCAGCAAATGAGCCGGGTTCATCTATTATGCCGGGCAAGGTCAATCCCACTCAGTGTGAGGCTTTGGCAATGATAGCTGTACAAGTTATGGGTTATGATACGGCGGTTAGTGTGGCGGGCGCTGGTGGCTACCTAGAAATGAACGTTTATAAACCAATTATTATTTACAACATCATGCAATCTATTAAAATTTTGAGTGATGGTTGTCGTAATTTTAAAGCGTTTACAGTGGAAGGCATGAAACCAAATTATGATCGCATTAGTGAATTAGTCAATCAATCTTTGATGTTGGTAACGGCACTAAGTCCAGTAATTGGTTATGATAAAGCCTCAGAAATTGCTCATTTAGCCCACCATGATAATCTTACTCTCAAAGAAGCTACTTTACGTTTGGGTTATCTGACGGCGCAGGAATTTGATCGATGTCTTGATGTGCGCAAAATGGCTTATCCCCATCAATAA
- a CDS encoding ISAs1 family transposase → MNLIWSDGFKRSFKKFIRKNPQLKSKIFVVLHCLMNDVEYLIDSEKWRGLKSIGVVESERRIKGKETTIERRYYLTSLKEGVKQFAQGVRSHWGGENQLHWCLDVALREDHSRIRQGNSAENMALIRHLALNLLNKEKEYGRGKKHND, encoded by the coding sequence ATGAATCTAATTTGGAGTGATGGTTTTAAGCGTTCTTTTAAGAAATTTATCAGAAAAAATCCTCAGTTAAAATCTAAAATTTTCGTTGTGCTTCATTGCTTAATGAATGATGTGGAATATCTAATTGATAGTGAAAAATGGCGAGGACTAAAAAGCATCGGTGTGGTGGAGTCAGAAAGAAGAATCAAGGGAAAAGAAACAACCATTGAAAGAAGATATTATTTAACCAGCCTTAAGGAAGGAGTAAAACAATTTGCTCAAGGAGTAAGGAGTCATTGGGGCGGAGAGAATCAATTACATTGGTGTTTAGATGTGGCATTGAGAGAAGACCATAGTAGAATTAGACAGGGCAATAGTGCAGAAAATATGGCTTTAATTCGTCATCTAGCTCTGAATTTGCTGAATAAAGAAAAAGAGTATGGAAGAGGAAAAAAGCACAACGACTAA
- a CDS encoding BrnT family toxin, with product MDVTFILNGITFIWNEQKAKQYLLKHKGINFERATEAFFDPFLVVVDARRNYEARDAVIGMDKNNYLLFVVHIQQDNDMIRIISARQATRQERIYYEN from the coding sequence ATGGATGTAACATTTATCCTGAATGGTATAACCTTTATTTGGAATGAACAAAAAGCGAAGCAATATCTGCTCAAACATAAGGGCATTAATTTTGAACGAGCCACCGAAGCATTTTTTGATCCCTTTTTAGTGGTAGTGGATGCTAGACGTAATTATGAAGCCAGAGATGCCGTCATCGGTATGGATAAAAATAATTACCTCTTATTTGTGGTTCATATTCAACAAGATAATGACATGATTCGCATTATTTCCGCCCGTCAAGCAACCCGTCAAGAACGTATATACTATGAAAATTGA
- a CDS encoding DegT/DnrJ/EryC1/StrS family aminotransferase has translation MGNNSVKVPFVDLSWQNQPLLEEINQQMMIVSQRGDFILGKEVREFEENFARACGVNYGVGVGSGTDAIALGLMACGVGAGHEVIVPANTFIATVIGVILAQAKPIFVDCDPQTALIDLELAQKAMTKRTKAIIPVHLYGQMVAPSQLEDFARSHNLIIFEDSAQAHLAVREDKKAGSIGLASGFSFYPSKNLGAFGNGGMLVTNEEEIAQKVRSLRNYGAPKKYYHRDFGTNSRLDTLQGVVLQKKLPLLPHWNQWRNQVGAKYDQLLQPLQKKGIIPIKNVSGEGHIYHLYVIKIASAPLTRDILQEKLATMGIETGIHYPIPCHLQPAYNYLGYQEGDFPHAEDLCRNILSLPMYPGITDQQIQLVTQSINSLIKD, from the coding sequence ATGGGCAATAATTCAGTTAAAGTGCCATTTGTGGATTTATCATGGCAAAATCAACCCTTACTAGAGGAAATAAATCAACAGATGATGATTGTTTCTCAACGGGGAGATTTTATATTGGGCAAAGAAGTAAGAGAATTTGAAGAAAATTTTGCTCGTGCTTGTGGTGTCAATTATGGCGTAGGAGTAGGTAGTGGCACTGATGCCATTGCTTTAGGTTTAATGGCTTGTGGGGTGGGCGCTGGACATGAGGTAATTGTACCAGCTAACACATTTATCGCTACAGTTATTGGTGTGATTTTGGCTCAAGCCAAGCCCATTTTTGTCGATTGTGATCCTCAGACAGCCTTAATTGATTTAGAATTAGCTCAAAAAGCAATGACTAAAAGAACCAAAGCCATTATTCCAGTACATTTGTATGGACAGATGGTTGCACCGTCACAACTAGAAGATTTTGCCCGAAGTCATAATTTGATTATTTTTGAAGATAGCGCCCAAGCGCACCTCGCCGTCAGAGAAGATAAAAAAGCTGGAAGCATAGGTTTAGCAAGTGGTTTCAGTTTTTACCCTAGTAAAAATTTAGGCGCATTTGGTAACGGCGGAATGTTAGTCACCAATGAAGAAGAAATTGCCCAAAAAGTCCGCAGTCTGAGAAATTATGGCGCTCCGAAAAAATATTATCATCGTGATTTTGGCACTAATAGCCGTCTAGATACCTTACAAGGGGTAGTATTACAAAAAAAATTACCATTACTTCCTCATTGGAATCAATGGCGTAATCAAGTTGGGGCAAAATATGATCAGTTATTGCAACCATTGCAAAAAAAAGGCATTATTCCCATAAAAAATGTCAGTGGAGAAGGGCATATTTATCATTTATATGTCATCAAAATTGCCTCAGCGCCCCTCACCAGAGACATACTACAAGAAAAATTAGCGACTATGGGCATAGAAACAGGGATTCATTACCCCATACCCTGTCACTTACAACCGGCTTATAATTACTTGGGTTATCAAGAGGGCGATTTTCCTCACGCAGAAGATTTATGTCGTAATATTCTCTCATTGCCCATGTATCCCGGTATCACTGATCAACAAATCCAGTTAGTAACGCAAAGTATTAATTCTCTCATCAAAGATTAA
- a CDS encoding (2Fe-2S)-binding protein yields MYVCICNAVTEKDIHKAVREGISSLDQLSQATSVSLRCGSCQSRACQVLESALSNLK; encoded by the coding sequence ATGTACGTTTGTATTTGTAATGCTGTGACGGAAAAAGATATTCATAAGGCTGTAAGGGAAGGTATATCTTCTCTTGACCAACTTTCCCAAGCCACTTCTGTTTCTTTACGATGTGGTAGTTGTCAATCTCGAGCCTGTCAGGTGCTGGAAAGTGCTTTATCTAATCTCAAGTAA
- a CDS encoding NADH-quinone oxidoreductase subunit K, translating into MLEAFILTTIFCGFFGTLLKKNLIMKIMSMDVMSTGVVAYYVFIASRGGMFTPILADQLGENQSYADPVPQAVILTAIVIGFSIQALMLVGVMKLGKNNPTLESTEIENNNMP; encoded by the coding sequence ATGTTAGAAGCCTTTATTTTAACGACTATTTTTTGTGGTTTTTTCGGAACACTTTTAAAGAAAAACTTGATCATGAAAATCATGTCTATGGATGTCATGAGTACTGGCGTTGTGGCTTACTATGTTTTTATTGCATCTAGGGGCGGTATGTTTACTCCCATTTTAGCCGATCAATTAGGAGAGAATCAAAGTTATGCCGATCCAGTGCCTCAAGCGGTAATTTTAACTGCTATTGTCATCGGTTTTTCTATTCAAGCCTTGATGTTAGTAGGAGTGATGAAATTAGGTAAAAATAATCCTACCTTAGAAAGCACTGAAATTGAAAATAATAATATGCCTTAA
- a CDS encoding class I SAM-dependent methyltransferase, producing MSSKTLNLSNELYQYLLSVSLRENPVLTELRQEMINHPVGNMHISPEQGQFMALLLKVMGAEKVLEIGVFTGYSSTVMALALPEHGKIIACDINEKDTNSARHHWQKAGVEDKIELHLAPALDTLKKLIVGGEKETFDFIFIDADKSNYLNYYEKSLILLRKGGLMAVDNVLWYGRVADTNINDKRTEKIREFNEFLAKDERIDLSLIPIGDGLTLARKK from the coding sequence ATGAGTAGTAAAACCTTAAATTTATCCAATGAATTATATCAATATTTATTATCAGTTTCTTTACGAGAAAATCCTGTTTTAACCGAATTAAGGCAAGAGATGATTAATCATCCGGTTGGAAATATGCACATATCCCCAGAACAGGGGCAATTTATGGCGCTACTATTAAAGGTGATGGGCGCTGAGAAAGTATTAGAAATCGGTGTTTTTACTGGCTATAGCTCTACGGTAATGGCTTTAGCTCTGCCTGAGCATGGTAAAATTATTGCCTGTGATATTAATGAAAAAGATACAAACAGCGCCCGTCACCATTGGCAAAAAGCAGGAGTAGAAGATAAAATTGAATTACATCTTGCCCCAGCTTTAGATACTTTAAAAAAATTAATTGTAGGAGGGGAAAAAGAAACCTTCGATTTTATTTTTATTGATGCTGATAAAAGTAATTATTTAAACTACTATGAAAAGTCATTAATCTTGTTAAGAAAAGGTGGTTTAATGGCGGTGGATAATGTGTTGTGGTATGGACGAGTAGCTGATACTAATATTAATGACAAAAGGACAGAAAAAATTAGGGAATTTAACGAATTTTTAGCAAAAGATGAAAGAATAGATTTAAGTTTAATTCCCATAGGTGACGGTTTAACTTTAGCGAGAAAAAAATAG
- a CDS encoding transposase translates to MKNKAELSGCQIIDVTEEFTSKTCTKCGHVHSKLGGAKVFKCPECGHRILRDYNGALGIMLKVLSDTTFTISFDGDAIVATGIYRIVPHKCISLLNIIENGRLFKEPFTYITLFDD, encoded by the coding sequence TTGAAAAATAAAGCTGAGTTAAGTGGCTGTCAAATTATTGATGTGACAGAGGAATTTACCAGCAAAACTTGTACAAAGTGTGGTCATGTTCACAGTAAATTAGGTGGTGCTAAAGTTTTTAAATGTCCTGAGTGCGGTCATCGCATTTTAAGGGATTATAACGGTGCTTTGGGTATTATGCTCAAAGTTTTGTCGGATACGACCTTCACTATCTCTTTTGATGGTGATGCTATTGTGGCTACGGGGATATACCGTATTGTGCCGCATAAATGTATCAGTCTGCTTAACATCATTGAAAACGGAAGATTATTTAAAGAACCATTTACTTATATCACATTATTTGATGACTGA
- a CDS encoding polyprenyl synthetase family protein has product MWSKCTDQLLSNQNERGIKLFDLKNYLKTQQELVEKALDESLPIAQPAKIYEAMRYSLLAGGKRLRPILCLATCELLGGNTSSALPSACAVEMIHTMSLIHDDLPAMDNDDYRRGKLTNHKVYGEDIAILAGDALLTYAFEYVARETKNIPPERTLQVLQILTRAVGAEGLVGGQVMDLEWEGKSDVSAETLSQIHRSKTGALLEASVTAGAVVAGASQEDLQRLSIYAQNIGLAFQIIDDILDVTATSEQLGKTAGKDISAQKATYPKIWGLEESRQKASALIDSALAQLMPYGDKGETLKALAQFIIQRQN; this is encoded by the coding sequence ATGTGGTCGAAATGCACAGATCAATTATTATCTAACCAAAACGAGAGGGGAATCAAGTTGTTTGACCTAAAAAATTATCTCAAAACTCAGCAGGAATTGGTAGAGAAAGCCTTAGATGAGTCTTTACCCATTGCCCAACCAGCCAAAATTTACGAAGCCATGCGCTATTCCCTCTTAGCTGGAGGCAAAAGACTGCGCCCGATTTTATGTTTAGCTACTTGTGAGTTATTAGGGGGCAATACTTCCAGCGCCCTCCCCTCTGCTTGTGCGGTAGAAATGATACATACCATGTCTCTGATTCATGATGACTTACCTGCCATGGATAATGACGACTATCGGCGCGGTAAATTAACCAATCATAAAGTATATGGCGAAGATATAGCGATTTTAGCAGGAGATGCTCTCTTAACCTATGCTTTTGAATATGTAGCACGGGAAACTAAAAATATACCACCAGAAAGAACTTTACAGGTATTACAAATCTTAACGAGGGCGGTGGGCGCGGAAGGTTTAGTTGGTGGGCAAGTAATGGATTTAGAATGGGAAGGTAAAAGCGATGTTAGCGCCGAGACTTTAAGCCAAATTCATCGCTCGAAAACAGGGGCGCTTTTAGAAGCTAGTGTAACGGCTGGGGCTGTGGTGGCGGGCGCTAGTCAAGAAGATTTACAGCGTTTAAGTATTTATGCTCAAAATATCGGTTTAGCTTTTCAAATTATTGATGATATTTTAGATGTTACCGCCACCAGTGAGCAATTAGGCAAAACCGCAGGAAAGGATATTTCCGCCCAAAAAGCCACTTATCCCAAAATTTGGGGTTTAGAAGAATCCCGACAAAAAGCATCGGCATTAATTGATAGCGCCCTTGCCCAACTCATGCCCTATGGTGACAAAGGGGAAACCCTGAAAGCCCTTGCCCAATTTATCATTCAACGTCAAAATTAA
- a CDS encoding divergent PAP2 family protein, whose translation MYIVSEIIHNPLIVIPLLACVVSQIIKVSVDTITNRKFSFRYIVSTGGMPSAHSALVGALATGVGVTVGWDSSQFAIASIFAGIVMYDAAGVRQAAGKQAKVLNQIMEEFINHEDFNEERLKELLGHTPFQVIVGLILGIVVSAICLPLIYDL comes from the coding sequence ATGTACATTGTCAGTGAAATTATCCACAATCCCTTAATTGTTATTCCCCTTCTTGCTTGTGTGGTGTCGCAAATCATCAAGGTTTCCGTGGATACTATTACTAATCGTAAGTTTAGCTTCCGTTACATTGTTAGCACCGGGGGGATGCCTAGTGCGCACTCCGCACTGGTAGGGGCGCTGGCTACGGGGGTTGGCGTCACCGTAGGCTGGGATTCTTCTCAATTCGCCATTGCTTCCATTTTTGCTGGAATCGTGATGTATGATGCCGCCGGAGTGCGCCAGGCGGCAGGAAAACAGGCTAAGGTGTTGAATCAAATTATGGAAGAGTTTATTAACCATGAAGATTTTAACGAGGAAAGACTAAAGGAATTATTGGGGCATACTCCTTTTCAAGTCATTGTCGGTTTAATTCTCGGTATCGTTGTATCAGCTATATGTTTACCCTTGATTTATGATTTATAG